One Alkaliphilus sp. B6464 genomic window carries:
- a CDS encoding GNAT family N-acetyltransferase, translated as MSNFEFINGNIELLDLVQPLWEKLNKHHELTSNYFSDKFRNLNFEVRKNKFVNDKTLEIKIDLIKDKNKELYIGYCISTINKDLVGEVDSLFIEKEYRKYGLGDKLMNRALEWLDSNQVKTKIIGVAEGNENVLEFYKKYGFYKRKVILEQINE; from the coding sequence ATGAGCAATTTTGAATTTATAAATGGGAATATAGAATTACTTGATTTAGTACAACCTTTATGGGAAAAATTAAATAAACATCATGAACTTACCTCAAATTATTTTTCTGATAAGTTCAGAAATTTGAATTTTGAAGTTAGAAAAAATAAGTTTGTTAACGATAAAACTTTAGAGATTAAAATAGATTTAATTAAAGATAAGAACAAGGAGTTATATATTGGTTATTGTATCAGTACAATAAATAAAGACTTAGTGGGAGAAGTTGACTCTCTTTTTATTGAGAAAGAATACCGGAAGTATGGTTTAGGTGATAAGTTAATGAATAGGGCATTAGAGTGGTTGGATAGCAATCAAGTAAAAACAAAAATAATAGGAGTAGCAGAAGGCAACGAGAATGTATTAGAATTTTATAAAAAGTATGGTTTTTATAAAAGAAAAGTAATTTTAGAACAGATAAATGAATAA
- a CDS encoding ArsR/SmtB family transcription factor, which translates to MDIVQVLKTLGDENRIRILNILKDGQLCVCEIEYILGITQSNASRHLTKLSILKIVVYEKKAQWIYYKLNKETLEQFPFIKELLENELNKIDICKQDIENLIEYKKSGMTCENLRDYKHNSENSYKCKNN; encoded by the coding sequence ATGGATATAGTACAAGTGCTGAAAACATTAGGTGACGAAAATAGAATTAGAATATTAAACATATTAAAAGATGGACAATTATGTGTATGTGAAATTGAATATATATTAGGAATTACACAATCAAACGCTTCAAGACATCTCACTAAGTTAAGTATACTTAAGATTGTGGTATATGAGAAAAAAGCTCAATGGATATATTATAAATTAAATAAAGAAACTTTGGAGCAATTTCCATTTATAAAAGAACTTCTAGAGAATGAACTAAATAAAATAGACATATGTAAGCAAGATATAGAAAACTTAATTGAATATAAAAAGAGTGGAATGACTTGTGAAAATCTGAGAGATTATAAACATAATAGTGAAAATAGCTATAAATGTAAAAATAATTAA
- a CDS encoding phosphotransferase enzyme family protein has protein sequence MKTMDQSVRQILEKAESIYNAKTVNKNPLGNSANMIFELSTKDNLIILRISECSEYKEKHIDFELKWLKYLSEQIGEVINPILSRNGKLYEIVSIDGESYILCAFDKAPGRLVNQNNLDEWNETLFYKLGSIMGNIHKCSKQYILDRKPKLCFEWNDDFAFSTEFSSLDDDVLKIWDEIIFELEKLPRTVDSYGIIHNDLHQLNFFIDGDKVKVFDFDDCICSWYSLDIALTLFQFVSAISYKETQARNIFAEKFIYSFLKGYRTQNSIESFWIDKFDLFLKYRRICTYKFIKEIFSKKDVNPHAEYLAWLREEIIDDKPFIKISYQKLSESL, from the coding sequence ATGAAAACGATGGATCAATCTGTTAGACAAATATTAGAGAAAGCAGAAAGCATATACAATGCCAAAACTGTAAATAAAAATCCATTAGGAAACTCGGCTAATATGATATTTGAACTTTCAACGAAAGATAATCTAATTATTCTAAGAATTTCCGAGTGTTCAGAGTATAAGGAAAAACATATTGATTTTGAATTAAAGTGGTTAAAGTATCTTTCGGAGCAAATTGGAGAAGTCATAAATCCTATCTTAAGCAGAAACGGGAAGTTATACGAAATAGTCAGTATAGACGGAGAGTCGTACATATTATGTGCTTTTGATAAAGCGCCAGGACGACTTGTAAATCAGAATAATCTTGATGAATGGAATGAAACTCTATTTTATAAATTAGGTTCGATTATGGGTAATATCCACAAATGTTCAAAGCAGTATATACTTGATAGAAAACCAAAATTATGTTTTGAATGGAATGATGATTTTGCATTTTCAACTGAATTTAGTTCACTTGATGATGATGTACTTAAAATATGGGATGAGATAATTTTTGAACTTGAAAAATTGCCCAGAACGGTAGATTCATATGGTATAATACACAATGATCTGCACCAATTAAATTTCTTTATTGATGGTGATAAAGTAAAGGTATTTGATTTTGATGATTGTATTTGCAGCTGGTATTCGTTGGATATAGCTTTAACACTGTTTCAGTTTGTTTCTGCAATTTCATATAAAGAAACTCAAGCTCGAAATATTTTCGCTGAAAAATTTATTTATTCTTTTTTAAAAGGATATAGAACTCAAAACAGTATAGAAAGTTTTTGGATTGACAAATTTGATTTATTCTTAAAGTATCGTAGAATATGCACATATAAATTTATCAAAGAGATATTTTCAAAGAAAGATGTCAATCCTCATGCTGAATATTTAGCCTGGCTGAGAGAGGAAATTATTGATGATAAACCATTTATTAAAATTAGTTATCAAAAACTATCTGAAAGTTTATAG
- a CDS encoding helix-turn-helix domain-containing protein gives MENLKNFQFRYAVYDNALNIHSHSYAQMLFPIEGNLYIETGKQRINLQAEDIFFLPPNCRHIFAANGDNTFLVLDIPLYMIYRDDMNKINGGIRILPNEKWKAIKFLLLDEINGENASHQSILDLFRYSYNMLLVDTLPNSIRYIHEHFNEIINLDILAKIENYSIAYYCEWFKKQTGVTLTNYIKKLRVSKTKDLLLNTNYSILQIAQQVGYEHHSSLTRVFLEYEKLTPKEYRKSIQKPVK, from the coding sequence ATGGAAAATCTAAAAAATTTTCAATTTAGATATGCAGTATATGATAATGCTCTAAATATTCATAGCCATTCTTATGCACAGATGTTGTTTCCAATTGAGGGCAATCTTTATATAGAGACAGGAAAGCAGCGTATAAACCTGCAAGCGGAGGATATCTTTTTTTTACCACCTAATTGTCGACATATTTTTGCTGCTAATGGAGACAATACATTTTTAGTTCTGGATATCCCATTATATATGATTTATAGAGATGATATGAATAAGATAAATGGAGGAATACGTATTTTACCTAATGAAAAATGGAAGGCGATTAAATTCTTACTTTTAGATGAAATTAATGGAGAGAATGCTAGTCATCAATCCATTCTAGACTTATTTCGCTATTCTTACAACATGCTTTTAGTGGATACTCTTCCAAATTCAATTAGATATATACATGAACATTTTAATGAAATTATAAATTTAGATATTTTAGCTAAGATTGAAAATTACAGCATCGCTTACTACTGTGAATGGTTTAAGAAACAAACAGGGGTTACATTAACTAATTATATTAAGAAATTAAGAGTATCAAAGACAAAAGATTTATTATTAAATACAAATTATTCCATACTACAAATTGCTCAACAGGTTGGTTATGAGCATCATTCATCTTTAACAAGAGTATTTTTGGAATACGAGAAATTGACTCCTAAAGAATATAGGAAAAGTATCCAAAAACCTGTTAAGTAA
- the arsM gene encoding arsenite methyltransferase codes for MSDFKKVDVRNVVRNSYSKIAIGNVKEDGCCGGGIKLKKSSIEISRKIGYSNEEISTAPEEANMGLGCGNPQLIANLKEGETVIDLGSGGGFDCFLASKKVGIKGYIIGVDMTPEMINKSRAISKKYRYRNVDFRLGEIENLPIADNTADIIISNCVINLSPNKQRVYNEAYRVLKKGGRVAISDIVLIRELTEEMKQDENLYCGUVTGASSVEELKLYLEKAGFSDISIETQEVSKEYAEKWAHNLKVGEYIMSASIKAIKL; via the coding sequence ATGAGCGATTTTAAAAAGGTAGATGTTAGAAATGTTGTTCGTAATAGTTATAGTAAAATAGCTATCGGAAATGTAAAAGAGGATGGCTGTTGTGGAGGAGGTATTAAGCTTAAGAAATCTTCAATAGAGATATCACGTAAAATTGGATATTCTAATGAAGAAATATCAACTGCTCCAGAGGAAGCTAATATGGGGTTAGGTTGTGGAAACCCCCAATTAATAGCTAATCTTAAAGAAGGCGAAACTGTTATAGATCTTGGAAGTGGAGGAGGATTTGACTGTTTTTTAGCTTCAAAAAAAGTTGGAATTAAGGGATATATTATTGGAGTCGACATGACTCCAGAGATGATTAATAAATCAAGAGCTATATCTAAAAAATATAGATATAGGAATGTAGACTTTAGACTAGGAGAAATTGAAAATCTTCCTATAGCAGATAATACTGCGGATATCATTATTTCAAACTGTGTTATAAATTTATCTCCAAATAAACAAAGGGTATATAATGAGGCTTATCGTGTATTAAAAAAGGGCGGTAGAGTTGCTATTTCTGATATAGTTCTTATCAGAGAATTAACAGAGGAAATGAAACAAGATGAGAACCTTTATTGTGGATGAGTTACTGGGGCATCTTCAGTTGAAGAATTAAAATTATATTTAGAAAAGGCTGGTTTTAGTGATATTAGCATTGAAACCCAAGAAGTATCAAAGGAATATGCTGAAAAATGGGCACATAATTTAAAAGTTGGAGAATATATTATGTCTGCATCAATAAAAGCAATAAAATTATAG